A DNA window from Xanthomonas campestris pv. campestris str. ATCC 33913 contains the following coding sequences:
- a CDS encoding glycosyltransferase family 39 protein encodes MPGDQRAHRTFVILWTLATAVKLLIAARLPLFVDEAFYWQEGQHLAAAYSDLPGMTAWLTRLGVELGGHHLLALRLPFLAIAALLPWLVAHIATRWFGSTLGWQAGSLTLLMPLSATLGILAVPDVPMALAAVLCMDAGARLLREVDATSALELAIGLVIGALSHYRFVGVIGVGCIALLCIPQGRAVLRDPRIWMALTVGAMSWLPLLFWNTDHDEAGLRFQLVDRHPWTFQITGLWFLLIQAALVTPLLAWAMVKVSLAGTRAGSGGSRAQWRYFGLLGGISTLAIFVLGFFSDAERISFHWPLPGYLALLVAAPVILMRWPRPLRRATWLIALLGMLGAYSYYLAVSVPAIRAQAAGEKYYPRNFAGWKDLARAVKTELAQLPPGTRVLAENFKVGAELGFQLHDAQIEVLQADLNDKHGRSAQLAQWGLLSHGERSGPRLLVLSPSDQRYRDLLTRYHAICAMVGPLPPPKVVSTDHGYQRFLLFALPAQRQPGPCIAPAMAWIDTPLPGVAATTTMQVRGWAFKDGVGLSRVELLVDGRPAGRADYGATLDVRPYWKISNDPQHPRVGFTATLDTRALTPGTHWLGLRLHGHDGSVEDWWEQPFTVPVP; translated from the coding sequence ATGCCAGGGGACCAACGCGCACATCGCACCTTCGTGATCCTGTGGACACTGGCGACGGCCGTCAAGCTATTGATTGCCGCGCGTCTGCCGCTGTTCGTGGACGAGGCGTTTTACTGGCAGGAAGGCCAGCATCTGGCAGCGGCGTACTCGGATCTGCCGGGCATGACCGCGTGGCTGACGCGCCTGGGCGTGGAACTTGGCGGGCACCATTTACTGGCGCTGCGGTTGCCGTTTCTGGCCATCGCTGCGCTGCTGCCGTGGCTGGTTGCGCACATCGCCACGCGCTGGTTCGGCTCCACGCTGGGCTGGCAGGCCGGCAGTCTGACCTTGCTAATGCCGCTGTCGGCCACGCTCGGCATCCTGGCGGTGCCCGATGTGCCCATGGCATTGGCAGCGGTGCTGTGCATGGATGCGGGCGCGCGGCTGTTGCGCGAGGTCGATGCCACCAGCGCGCTGGAGCTCGCCATCGGCCTGGTCATCGGTGCACTGAGCCACTACCGCTTTGTCGGTGTGATCGGAGTGGGATGCATTGCATTGCTGTGCATTCCGCAGGGGCGTGCGGTCTTGCGCGACCCACGCATCTGGATGGCGCTGACGGTAGGTGCCATGAGCTGGCTGCCGCTGCTGTTCTGGAACACCGACCATGACGAGGCGGGCCTGCGCTTTCAGCTGGTAGACCGGCATCCGTGGACGTTCCAGATCACCGGGCTGTGGTTTTTGCTGATCCAGGCCGCGCTGGTGACGCCACTGCTGGCCTGGGCGATGGTCAAGGTCAGCCTGGCCGGCACCCGTGCCGGGAGTGGCGGCTCGCGTGCGCAGTGGCGCTACTTCGGCCTGCTGGGCGGTATTTCCACGCTGGCGATCTTCGTGCTGGGGTTCTTCAGCGATGCCGAGCGGATCAGCTTCCACTGGCCGTTGCCGGGCTATCTCGCCCTGCTGGTCGCCGCGCCGGTGATCCTGATGCGCTGGCCGCGCCCGCTGCGGCGTGCCACCTGGCTGATCGCGCTGCTCGGCATGCTGGGCGCCTACAGCTATTACCTGGCGGTGTCGGTGCCGGCAATCCGCGCGCAAGCGGCGGGCGAAAAATACTACCCGCGCAATTTTGCCGGCTGGAAAGACCTGGCGCGTGCGGTCAAGACTGAACTGGCGCAGCTGCCGCCCGGCACCCGCGTGCTGGCGGAAAACTTCAAGGTAGGCGCCGAGCTCGGCTTCCAATTGCACGATGCACAGATCGAAGTGCTGCAGGCTGATCTGAACGACAAGCATGGCCGCTCGGCGCAACTGGCCCAGTGGGGGCTGCTCAGCCATGGCGAACGCAGCGGCCCGCGCCTGCTGGTGCTCTCGCCCAGCGATCAGCGCTACCGCGATCTGCTCACGCGTTACCACGCCATCTGCGCCATGGTCGGGCCGCTGCCGCCGCCCAAGGTGGTCTCCACTGACCACGGCTATCAGCGCTTCCTGCTGTTCGCGCTGCCGGCGCAACGCCAGCCCGGCCCCTGCATCGCGCCTGCGATGGCGTGGATCGATACGCCGCTGCCTGGCGTTGCCGCCACGACCACCATGCAGGTGCGTGGCTGGGCCTTCAAGGACGGCGTGGGCCTGTCGCGCGTCGAGCTGCTGGTCGATGGTCGCCCCGCTGGACGCGCCGACTACGGTGCCACCCTGGATGTGCGCCCGTATTGGAAAATCTCTAACGACCCGCAACATCCCCGCGTCGGCTTTACTGCCACGTTGGACACGCGCGCGCTGACGCCCGGCACGCATTGGTTGGGCTTGCGCCTGCACGGCCACGACGGCAGCGTCGAGGACTGGTGGGAGCAGCCATTCACCGTTCCCGTCCCCTGA
- a CDS encoding Maf family protein, whose product MMPRLILASTSAYRRELLGRLHLDFDTARPEVDEHALPGETPQALATRLAGEKARAVAVRFPEAWVIGSDQVADLDGQALGKPGTLEQARAQLTRMSGRMVRFQTAVSLIGPDGFAAQALDLTDVQVRPLQPQEIERYLAAEPALECAGSFKCEGLGITLFDAIRSNDPTALVGLPLIAVARLLRQAGFSLP is encoded by the coding sequence ATGATGCCACGCCTGATCCTGGCCTCCACGTCTGCCTACCGCCGCGAGCTGCTGGGCCGCCTGCACCTGGACTTCGACACCGCCCGCCCCGAGGTGGACGAGCACGCCCTGCCCGGCGAAACGCCGCAGGCGCTTGCGACCCGGCTGGCCGGCGAGAAGGCGCGCGCCGTGGCGGTGCGCTTCCCCGAGGCCTGGGTGATCGGCTCGGACCAGGTCGCCGACCTGGACGGCCAGGCGCTCGGCAAGCCGGGCACGCTGGAGCAGGCGCGCGCGCAGCTGACGCGCATGTCCGGCCGCATGGTGCGTTTCCAGACCGCGGTCAGCCTGATCGGCCCGGACGGGTTTGCCGCGCAAGCGCTGGACCTTACCGACGTCCAGGTGCGGCCCCTGCAGCCGCAGGAGATCGAACGCTACCTGGCAGCCGAACCGGCGCTGGAGTGTGCCGGCAGCTTCAAATGCGAGGGCCTGGGCATCACCTTGTTCGACGCAATCCGTAGCAACGACCCCACCGCCCTGGTCGGCCTGCCGCTGATCGCAGTGGCGCGGTTGCTGCGGCAGGCGGGATTTTCGCTGCCTTGA
- a CDS encoding YceD family protein gives MSANVPEMLDAWRMVAARRRFDGRIPLSAMTRLQGSLVDTEGECVYSLQFDQDDLLKVAYVELSIDVALPLECQRSLQRFLYPVQIRQRLGLIRDEADEAALPPDYEALLVPDDGMLRAVDLVEDELVLAVPVVPMAPGSEAVEAEWVPTQEEQDKASPFAALAALKKQ, from the coding sequence ATGTCCGCGAACGTGCCCGAAATGCTGGATGCTTGGCGGATGGTCGCAGCGCGCAGGCGCTTCGACGGCCGCATCCCGCTATCTGCGATGACCCGTCTTCAGGGAAGCCTGGTTGATACCGAAGGCGAATGTGTCTATTCGCTTCAGTTCGATCAGGACGATCTGTTGAAGGTCGCCTATGTCGAACTCAGCATCGATGTCGCGCTGCCGCTGGAATGCCAGCGCAGCCTGCAGCGTTTTCTGTATCCGGTGCAGATCAGGCAGCGACTCGGCTTGATCCGCGACGAGGCCGATGAGGCCGCGTTGCCGCCCGACTACGAAGCCTTGCTGGTGCCCGACGACGGCATGCTGCGGGCAGTGGACCTGGTGGAGGACGAGCTGGTGCTGGCGGTTCCCGTGGTGCCGATGGCGCCGGGGAGCGAGGCAGTCGAGGCCGAGTGGGTTCCGACCCAGGAAGAGCAAGACAAGGCCAGTCCGTTCGCGGCGCTGGCGGCGTTGAAGAAACAGTAA
- the rpmF gene encoding 50S ribosomal protein L32, producing the protein MAVQKSRVTPSRRGQRRSHDALTAKQLSTDPTSGEIHLRHHITADGYYRGKKVITTKSSAVQED; encoded by the coding sequence ATGGCTGTGCAGAAATCCCGAGTCACCCCGTCCCGCCGCGGCCAGCGTCGTTCGCACGATGCCCTGACCGCCAAGCAGCTGTCGACCGACCCGACCAGCGGCGAGATCCATCTGCGCCATCACATCACCGCTGACGGTTACTACCGCGGCAAGAAGGTGATCACGACCAAGTCGTCGGCCGTCCAAGAAGATTGA
- a CDS encoding beta-ketoacyl-ACP synthase III encodes MSKRIYSRIAGTGSYLPEKVLTNDDMSKIVDTSDEWIRSRTGIRERHIVADDQTTSDLAYFASLKAMEAAGVTADEIDLIVVGTTTPDLIFPSTACLLQARLGNVGCGAFDVNAACSGFVYALSVADKFVRSGDAKTVLVVGAETLTRIVDWTDRTTCVLFGDGAGAVVLKADEDTGILSTHLHADGSKKELLWDPVGVSVGFGEGKNGGGALLMKGNDVFKYAVKALDSVVDETLAANGLDTHDLDWLIPHQANLRIIEATAKRLDLPMEQVVVTVDRHGNTSSASVPLALDEAVRSGRVQRGQLLLLEAFGGGFTWGSALLRY; translated from the coding sequence ATGAGCAAGCGGATCTACTCCAGAATCGCGGGCACGGGTAGTTATTTGCCCGAAAAGGTGTTGACCAACGACGATATGTCCAAGATCGTCGACACCAGCGATGAATGGATCCGCTCGCGTACCGGCATCCGTGAACGTCACATCGTTGCCGACGACCAGACCACCAGCGACCTGGCGTACTTCGCCTCGCTGAAGGCGATGGAAGCAGCCGGTGTCACTGCCGACGAGATCGACCTGATCGTTGTCGGCACCACCACCCCGGACCTGATTTTCCCGTCCACTGCGTGCCTGTTGCAGGCGCGGCTGGGCAATGTCGGCTGCGGTGCCTTCGACGTCAACGCGGCCTGCTCGGGCTTCGTCTACGCGCTCAGCGTGGCCGACAAGTTCGTTCGCAGTGGCGACGCCAAGACCGTGCTGGTCGTTGGCGCCGAAACGCTGACCCGGATCGTCGACTGGACCGATCGCACCACCTGCGTGCTGTTTGGCGACGGTGCGGGCGCGGTCGTGCTCAAGGCCGACGAAGACACCGGCATCCTCAGCACCCATCTGCATGCCGACGGCAGCAAGAAGGAATTGCTGTGGGATCCGGTCGGTGTGTCTGTTGGCTTCGGCGAAGGCAAGAACGGCGGTGGCGCGTTGCTGATGAAGGGTAACGACGTGTTCAAGTACGCCGTCAAGGCGCTGGACTCGGTGGTCGATGAAACCCTCGCCGCCAATGGCCTGGACACGCACGACCTGGACTGGTTGATCCCGCATCAGGCCAATCTGCGCATTATCGAAGCCACCGCCAAGCGGCTGGATCTGCCGATGGAGCAGGTGGTGGTCACCGTCGACCGGCATGGCAATACCTCGTCGGCCTCGGTGCCGCTCGCGCTGGACGAAGCGGTTCGCTCCGGTCGCGTGCAGCGTGGCCAGTTGCTGCTGCTGGAAGCCTTCGGGGGCGGATTTACCTGGGGCTCGGCGCTGCTGCGCTACTGA
- the fabD gene encoding ACP S-malonyltransferase translates to MTESTLAFVFPGQGSQSLGMLAELAELHPQIRETFVEASDGAGVDLWALSQGGPEEMLNRTEYTQPALLAAGVAVWRLWNAQRGERPAVLAGHSLGEYTALVAAGALSLHDGAHLVRLRGQFMQAAAPAGVGAMAAVLGAEDALVREVCVEASGSQVVVPANFNSPGQIVIGGDAAAVDRALALLAERGVRKAVKLAVSVPSHTPLMREAANQLGEAMAGLTWHTPQIPVVQNVDAQVHAGHEAIRQALVEQLYLPVQWTGCVQALAAQGISRIAECGPGKVLSGLIKRIDKSLDARSLATPADYAGALDAWAH, encoded by the coding sequence GTGACCGAATCTACGCTCGCTTTCGTGTTTCCCGGCCAGGGCTCGCAGTCCCTGGGCATGCTGGCTGAACTTGCCGAACTGCATCCGCAGATCCGCGAGACCTTCGTCGAGGCCTCCGATGGCGCCGGCGTCGATCTGTGGGCCCTGTCGCAGGGCGGCCCGGAAGAGATGCTCAACCGCACCGAATACACCCAGCCGGCGTTGCTGGCCGCCGGTGTGGCGGTGTGGCGCCTGTGGAACGCGCAGCGCGGCGAACGACCGGCGGTGCTGGCCGGCCATAGCCTTGGCGAGTACACCGCACTGGTCGCTGCCGGCGCCTTGTCGCTGCACGATGGTGCCCATCTGGTGCGGCTGCGCGGGCAGTTCATGCAGGCAGCGGCGCCCGCCGGTGTCGGCGCGATGGCCGCGGTGCTGGGCGCCGAGGATGCGCTGGTGCGCGAGGTCTGTGTCGAGGCCTCGGGCAGCCAGGTGGTGGTGCCGGCCAACTTCAATTCGCCCGGTCAGATTGTGATCGGTGGCGATGCGGCGGCGGTGGATCGCGCGCTGGCGTTGCTGGCCGAGCGTGGCGTGCGCAAGGCGGTCAAGCTGGCGGTGAGCGTGCCGTCGCACACTCCGCTGATGCGCGAGGCGGCCAACCAGTTGGGTGAGGCGATGGCCGGGTTGACCTGGCACACGCCGCAGATTCCGGTGGTGCAGAATGTCGACGCGCAGGTGCACGCCGGCCACGAGGCGATCCGCCAGGCCCTGGTCGAGCAGCTGTATCTGCCGGTGCAGTGGACCGGCTGCGTGCAGGCGCTGGCCGCGCAGGGCATCAGCCGGATCGCCGAATGCGGCCCGGGCAAGGTGCTGAGCGGGCTGATCAAACGTATCGACAAAAGCCTGGATGCCCGTTCGCTCGCGACCCCGGCCGATTACGCCGGCGCGCTGGATGCGTGGGCGCACTGA
- the fabG gene encoding 3-oxoacyl-ACP reductase FabG produces MSKPLQGEIALVTGASRGIGAAIADTLAAQGATVIGTATSASGAAAIGERLAANGGHGRELNVTDAAAVDALIDAIGKEFGAVSILVNNAGITRDNLLMRMKDDDWQAIIDTNLTSVFRTSKAVMRGMMKARKGRIINIASVVGVTGNPGQTNYAAAKAGIIAFSKSLAKEIGSRGITVNVVAPGFIDTDMTKALPEDAKTALLQQIALGHLGQPDDIANAVAFLAGPPARYITGETLHVNGGMYMP; encoded by the coding sequence ATGAGCAAGCCATTGCAGGGCGAGATCGCTCTGGTCACCGGCGCCAGCCGCGGCATCGGCGCGGCCATCGCCGATACGCTGGCCGCCCAGGGTGCCACGGTCATCGGCACGGCCACCTCCGCCTCCGGGGCCGCTGCCATCGGCGAGCGCCTGGCTGCCAACGGCGGCCACGGCCGGGAGCTCAATGTCACCGATGCGGCCGCGGTCGATGCCTTGATCGATGCGATCGGCAAGGAGTTCGGTGCGGTCTCGATCCTGGTCAACAACGCCGGCATCACCCGCGACAACCTGCTGATGCGGATGAAGGACGACGATTGGCAGGCGATCATCGACACCAACCTGACCAGTGTCTTCCGGACCTCCAAGGCGGTGATGCGCGGCATGATGAAAGCGCGCAAGGGTCGCATCATCAACATCGCCTCGGTGGTGGGTGTGACCGGTAATCCGGGCCAGACCAACTACGCGGCGGCCAAGGCCGGCATCATTGCGTTTTCCAAGTCGCTGGCCAAGGAAATCGGCTCGCGCGGGATCACTGTCAATGTGGTCGCGCCCGGCTTCATCGATACCGATATGACCAAGGCGCTGCCGGAAGATGCCAAGACAGCGTTGCTGCAGCAGATCGCGCTGGGCCATCTGGGGCAGCCGGACGACATCGCCAATGCGGTGGCATTCCTGGCTGGCCCGCCCGCCCGTTACATCACTGGTGAGACCCTGCACGTCAACGGCGGCATGTACATGCCGTGA
- the acpP gene encoding acyl carrier protein, translated as MSTIEERVKKIVVEQLGVKEEEVTTSASFVDDLGADSLDTVELVMALEEEFECEIPDEEAEKITSVQQAIDYVKAHVKS; from the coding sequence ATGAGCACCATCGAAGAACGCGTCAAGAAAATCGTCGTCGAACAACTCGGCGTCAAGGAAGAGGAAGTCACCACCAGCGCATCGTTCGTCGATGACCTGGGTGCCGACTCGCTGGACACCGTCGAGCTGGTGATGGCGCTGGAAGAAGAGTTCGAGTGCGAAATCCCGGACGAAGAAGCTGAGAAGATCACGTCGGTCCAGCAGGCGATCGACTACGTCAAGGCTCACGTCAAGAGCTGA
- the fabF gene encoding beta-ketoacyl-ACP synthase II, with translation MSRRVVVTGMGMVSPLGNDLATSWDGIIHGRSGIGPIRQIDASQFTTRIAGEIKNFDPTQFVSAKDVKKMDSFIHYGVGASFMALDDSGLEINESNAERVGAILGSGIGGLLGIEEQTIKLHEGGARKISPFYVPSTIINMLPGQVSLIKGLKGPTFSAVSACATSNHSIGTAMRMIQHGDADVMLAGGAERGSSPSSVGGFCAMKAMSTRNDDPTAASRPWDKQRDGFVLGDGAGVLVLEEYEHAKARGARIYAELVGFGASSDAFHMTAPSEDGEGAARSMAAAMRDAKLNPEQIGYLNAHGTSTPLGDLAETMAMKRALGDHAYKTMVSSTKSMTGHLLGAAGGVEAIFSVMALHTGIIPPTINLEEPSEGCDLDYVPNVAREVQVDAVMSNGFGFGGTNGTLVFKRI, from the coding sequence ATGAGTCGTCGTGTTGTCGTTACCGGCATGGGCATGGTGTCGCCGCTGGGCAATGATCTGGCCACCAGTTGGGATGGGATCATCCACGGTCGCTCGGGCATTGGCCCGATCAGGCAGATCGATGCCTCGCAGTTCACCACCAGGATCGCGGGCGAGATCAAGAATTTCGATCCCACCCAGTTTGTGTCCGCCAAGGACGTCAAGAAGATGGATTCGTTCATCCACTACGGTGTCGGCGCCTCGTTCATGGCGTTGGACGATTCCGGGCTGGAGATCAACGAAAGCAATGCCGAACGCGTGGGCGCCATTCTGGGCTCCGGTATCGGCGGGCTGCTCGGCATCGAAGAGCAGACCATCAAATTGCATGAGGGCGGCGCGCGCAAGATTTCGCCGTTCTATGTGCCCAGCACCATCATCAACATGCTGCCGGGCCAGGTGAGCCTGATCAAAGGCCTGAAGGGCCCGACGTTCTCGGCCGTGTCGGCCTGCGCCACCTCCAACCATTCGATCGGCACTGCGATGCGCATGATCCAGCACGGCGATGCCGACGTGATGCTGGCCGGTGGCGCCGAGCGCGGTTCGTCCCCAAGTTCGGTGGGCGGGTTCTGCGCCATGAAGGCGATGTCCACGCGCAACGACGACCCCACCGCTGCATCGCGTCCGTGGGACAAGCAGCGCGACGGGTTCGTGCTGGGTGACGGCGCCGGCGTGCTGGTGCTGGAAGAGTACGAACACGCCAAGGCACGCGGCGCGCGCATCTATGCAGAGCTGGTCGGTTTCGGTGCCAGTTCGGATGCGTTCCACATGACTGCGCCCAGCGAAGATGGCGAAGGCGCGGCGCGCAGCATGGCCGCGGCGATGCGCGATGCCAAGCTCAACCCCGAGCAGATCGGCTACCTCAACGCGCACGGCACCTCCACGCCGCTGGGCGATCTGGCCGAAACCATGGCGATGAAGCGTGCGCTGGGCGACCACGCGTACAAGACCATGGTCAGCTCGACCAAGTCGATGACCGGCCACCTGCTCGGCGCGGCCGGCGGCGTGGAAGCGATCTTCTCGGTGATGGCGCTGCATACCGGCATCATTCCGCCGACCATCAACCTGGAAGAGCCCAGCGAAGGCTGCGATCTGGACTACGTGCCGAACGTGGCGCGCGAGGTGCAGGTGGATGCGGTGATGTCCAACGGCTTCGGCTTTGGCGGCACCAACGGCACCCTGGTGTTCAAGCGCATCTGA
- a CDS encoding aminodeoxychorismate synthase component I, giving the protein MTLTRPLHADIDLLALHRLAPQRYPALLESSASGTAHGRWDVLLLAQGAQLRLDPDGCTRNGDGQLLEGGFLDALDAAWQAERLPHEGESSWPFRGGWAVLLDYEVAAQVEPILRLPMRSDAAPAALALRAPAAVLRDRMDGRCFAVAEPGREDLLQQIDDDITACASLPALPAWAAPTVVQEDPPEQFTDAVLRVLDYLRAGDVFQANISRAWQAQFDRPVDPAALHARLRAANPAPFSGLFVAAGRAMVSSSPERLVSVHGRVVQTRPIAGTRARFAGDDDAARIRELVGHPKERAEHVMLIDLERNDLGRICAPGSVEVDELMGVESYAHVHHIVSNVRGRLRQGVTPGEVIAAVFPGGTITGCPKVRCMQIIAELEQTARGAYTGAFGWLNRDGDMDLNILIRTAEVAGSQVRFRTGAGIVVDSDPQRELDETRAKARGLLRALDPA; this is encoded by the coding sequence ATGACGCTGACCCGACCACTGCACGCGGACATCGACCTGCTGGCGCTGCATCGCCTGGCACCGCAGCGGTATCCCGCGTTGCTGGAATCCAGCGCGTCGGGCACCGCGCACGGGCGTTGGGATGTGTTGCTGCTGGCGCAGGGCGCGCAGCTGCGTCTGGACCCGGACGGCTGCACCCGCAATGGTGACGGCCAACTGCTGGAAGGCGGCTTTCTCGACGCCCTGGATGCAGCCTGGCAGGCCGAGCGGCTGCCGCACGAGGGCGAAAGTTCTTGGCCGTTTCGCGGTGGCTGGGCGGTGCTGCTGGACTATGAGGTGGCCGCACAGGTCGAGCCGATCCTGCGCCTGCCCATGCGCAGCGACGCCGCGCCCGCGGCATTGGCCCTGCGGGCGCCGGCGGCAGTGCTGCGCGACCGCATGGACGGGCGCTGCTTCGCCGTGGCCGAGCCGGGGCGCGAAGACCTGCTGCAGCAGATTGACGACGACATCACCGCCTGCGCCAGCCTGCCAGCCTTGCCTGCCTGGGCAGCGCCGACGGTGGTGCAGGAAGACCCGCCTGAGCAATTCACCGATGCGGTGCTGCGGGTGCTGGACTATTTGCGTGCCGGCGATGTGTTCCAGGCCAATATCTCGCGCGCCTGGCAGGCGCAGTTCGATCGGCCCGTCGACCCTGCCGCCTTGCATGCGCGGCTGCGTGCGGCCAATCCGGCGCCGTTTTCCGGCCTGTTTGTGGCGGCCGGGCGCGCGATGGTGAGTTCTTCGCCGGAGCGGTTGGTGTCGGTGCACGGGCGAGTAGTGCAGACCCGGCCGATTGCCGGGACCCGTGCACGCTTTGCCGGTGACGATGATGCCGCGCGCATCCGCGAGCTGGTCGGTCACCCGAAGGAACGCGCCGAACACGTGATGCTGATCGACCTGGAGCGCAACGACCTGGGCCGCATCTGCGCGCCGGGCAGCGTGGAGGTGGACGAACTGATGGGCGTAGAGAGCTATGCGCACGTGCATCACATCGTCAGCAATGTCCGCGGCCGGTTGCGGCAGGGCGTCACCCCTGGCGAGGTGATTGCGGCGGTATTTCCGGGCGGCACCATCACCGGCTGCCCGAAGGTGCGCTGCATGCAGATCATTGCCGAGCTGGAACAGACCGCGCGTGGCGCCTATACCGGCGCGTTCGGTTGGCTCAACCGCGACGGCGACATGGATCTGAACATCCTGATCCGCACCGCCGAAGTGGCCGGCAGCCAGGTACGGTTCCGCACCGGTGCTGGCATCGTGGTGGACTCGGACCCGCAGCGGGAACTGGACGAAACCCGTGCCAAGGCGCGCGGGCTGCTGCGTGCGCTGGACCCGGCATGA